In Panacibacter ginsenosidivorans, the following proteins share a genomic window:
- a CDS encoding class I SAM-dependent methyltransferase, whose protein sequence is MPEENILFGGNVPANYDRYLGPFLFEPYARDMVNRIDATVIKDVLEIACGTGRVTRQLSNLFRKSANITASDFSIEMVKVAERFIDNDHVRFVQADAQSLPFEDNSFDLVVCQFGFMFVPDKPKGFSEAFRVLRKGGTLLFNTWDSLENNPATEIVNKVIIDFFKGDGPLFFKIPHGLYNASELQQLLQGAGFSNVHVQQISIEGTSPSALDIAKGFVTGTPMFGELTTLDPALLEKIINKASENVAAVFGDNPVRTPLSAWVSSAQK, encoded by the coding sequence ATGCCTGAAGAAAATATCTTATTCGGTGGTAATGTTCCTGCAAATTATGACCGCTATCTTGGTCCATTTTTATTTGAACCATATGCTCGTGATATGGTAAACCGTATAGATGCAACAGTTATCAAGGATGTTTTGGAAATTGCCTGTGGTACCGGCCGCGTAACAAGGCAGCTGAGCAACCTGTTTCGGAAATCTGCAAATATTACGGCATCAGATTTTAGTATTGAAATGGTTAAGGTTGCTGAGCGATTTATAGATAATGATCATGTTCGTTTTGTGCAGGCGGATGCACAATCTCTTCCATTTGAAGATAATAGTTTTGATCTTGTTGTTTGCCAGTTTGGTTTCATGTTTGTGCCAGATAAACCGAAAGGGTTTAGTGAAGCTTTTCGTGTATTACGGAAAGGGGGAACACTTTTGTTCAACACATGGGATAGCCTGGAAAATAATCCTGCGACTGAGATTGTAAATAAAGTGATTATTGATTTTTTTAAAGGAGATGGTCCTCTCTTTTTTAAAATACCACATGGCCTGTATAATGCTTCAGAACTACAGCAATTGTTGCAGGGGGCTGGGTTTAGCAATGTGCATGTGCAACAAATTTCAATTGAAGGCACAAGCCCATCTGCACTTGATATTGCAAAAGGGTTTGTTACCGGTACGCCCATGTTTGGTGAGCTTACTACACTTGACCCGGCTTTACTGGAAAAAATTATTAATAAAGCAAGTGAAAATGTTGCAGCAGTATTTGGTGATAATCCTGTAAGAA